The following is a genomic window from Bacteroidales bacterium.
CATGTAAATTGAATGGCAGTTTCCTCTTGCCTTAAACTCTTCATTTGCTCGTTGTCTAAATACATCCCTTACTGTTAAACTAATCAGTGATGCCGGAACAGAAAGAATTAATCCTGTCATAGAGTAAAGGCCAACCTCTGTCTCTGAAAAAAAGGAAGCTATGAGTAAAATGGCAACTTGACCTGCAATTGTATTTAAAAATTGACCCGGTAATACATATTTTGGACAACTACTATTTTTTTGAGATAAAAAAAGCATTCGTTTCCAAGAGATCTTTTTAAATATCTTATAATCTATCCTAAATGCACTATAAACGCAAGAAACTGCCGATAAAAATCGACCTGTCAATTCTCCCAAAATTAAACCTCCCTGAAATACTCGTATTATCCCATAAAACAAATTAGAAATAGTTATTGAACTTGAATTAATTATCTTATTAATCGCCAAATTTGAAAATTTATTTTCTCTAACCACCCACTCATTGTAACATTGATAAATAGAAATTAAAAAAGAGAGTAGTGGGCATAAAAAAATCCAATTTCCTAATCGAGGTTGATTTAGTAACTTTATTAGAATATCGGAAAAGAAAAATAAGAATATAGTTGCAAGTACCGAAATAATGAAAGAAAGAAAAATTGAAATCCCAATAATATTAACTGCATCTCTTTTATTCTTTGCGATTAAAACAACTGTTTCATATTTACCTGTTGATATTACATTTATAATTGAAGTTATTGATCCAAGAATTGCTAGTAATCCAAATTCTTCTGGTAGAAAAAGGCGAGTTAAAATAGGAGAAACAATAACAGGTATTGCCTGAGCAATAACTGTCCCTAACGTAAGAATAATAGATTTGCGAATAAAATCATTTTTATTCGTAATATCTTTAATAATTAAACTTATATCGGAAAAGTACCTTTTAATCAATTATTTTATATTTTGTCAATATCATTTATTAATAATTTTCCATGTAATATGATTTTATTTTCAACACACAAACGGGAAAATATCAATAAAATTAAGAATATATATTAATATTTATCAATTAAATAAAAAAACACCAACCATTAATTACTAATTTTTTATTTCTTTAATTCAACCTTTTTAATAACCACATCATCATAATAATAGAAAAATCCATCGTTATTGCCCAAAGTAACACAAACATACAAAAGAGGCGAAACAGCTTTTCCGTAACCACTAATTTTTGTCCAAATATTGGGTGGTACTACTTTTTTAATTGATGAAGCTCCTCCTCCGATATCAATTGAAAACTCTTTCCATTCATTTGAATAAACCCATGCTTCGCAATAATATAATTGACCCTCTTCAAGTATTTTTTGCATAATCCCTGCAAAAACATTATTTGGAGCAGTTATTCTGGTGGAATAAGGTTTGCTATGAAAAATAAGACTATCCTTTGTTGCTAAAGTATTTTCTCTGATTTTATTCCATGATTTTGCTAATCCGTTTTCAAAAGTTGACATAGCATTATTCATAACTATGTTTTCACTTATAATTTTATGCATATTTTTTGTAGCACCATATAGTTCAAACATTTTATTTGAATAAATCAAAATATAATTACTTTTAGCGTATTCTTTAAAATAGGTATAATTAACTAAATCGAAATCATATACGGGAAATTCTTCATCTATCGGCCAATTAGGGTTTCGTGGATTTTTAATCGAAAATATTAAATAATCAGGTGGGGCTTCTTTTTCTATTTTTTCTTCAAATTCTTTATGTGGAACGTTCCATAAATCTGATAGGTAATATTTAAAGTTAGTTAAATAATAAAACATTTGATTTGCATTTATAGTTAAAACGGTTTGATTCTTTTTAGCAAGTTTATTAAAATTAACAATCAATGAATCTATTGCGTTAACTCTTTCAGGATGACTATATATACCCCATAATGCTTTTGTTTCAAATTTCGTTTTTAATTCATTACGCGGTCTTTCTCTATAAACATCAACTTTTTTTCTATCGTACAGTAAAAGTATAGAGAAGCCAATTAAGATGTAAATCACAGGCTTAAAATTTAAATTATTGTTTAATAAGTTAAATGAAAGTTTTTCAATAAATAAAAAAGATAAGGATATTGCTAAAATGCCACTACCCGAATAAAATATCATCTGTATTCCACTACTTGACCCAATGAATGAAAAAAGCATAAATAAATAAGAGCATAAAATTAATTCCACATGTCTATAATTTTTTGTATTGAACAAGTATAAAATTATTGAAGCAAAACTTAGTGCAATTGTCACGTAAATCCAATTCTGCGAATTTCCTTTTTCAGTGGCATAAATGAATAATAAATATCCTAATAGTATAAAAAAAATGTATTTTAAATATTTACTAATTGAAGCCTTAGAGATAATTGCAGGAATAAAAAATAAAAATATAAAAATTAAGGTATTCATAGACGTAAACCAAAGATTTTCTTTATAAATAGCAATTAATTGATTTTGAGTATGCCCTTGAATTTCAGATGTATTTGATAATAAATAAAATGTCTTTGCTATTGTATTAATATAAATATTAAAAGAAGAAGTAGCAATCAGAATAATAAGACCAATTATTAAGCCTATCAATATACCAAATGAAGAATATAATATCTGTTTTTTTAATATTTTGATTTCGTTATTTTGGTAATAACGCCAAATAAAAATAATAAATGGCAAAAATATAAAGCTTATAAAAAATAAACGTGTATATATTGTGAAACCTATGAGAATTCCTGATATAAATAATGCTTTAAAGTTTTTTAAATATTCATTCTTTAATAAGAAGAAAATTGAAAGCAAAATTAACAATACAGGTAAATTATTATAGTTTATAGTCTGGGCAGCACTACTTGTAATTAAAATAGTAACAATAAATACCATCCAAAAAGATTTTATTGGATTAAAATATTTTTTTAGAATGATAAATGAAACACAAGATGTTCCTGATGTTACTAATACAAATCCAAGTCGCGCCCACAGAACTGATGGTGCTCCGATAATAGAAAGCCATAATCCATTTATTAAATTACTACCCCAGATTAAATCCATATTCTCATGCCACATACCATGTAGCATAAACCACGATTTAGAAAGAGTAAAACCCTCATCAGTTATATCTAAGCCCTGAGAAATCCAATAAAGGGAATATATGAGTACTAATACAAAAATTTGTAAAGATAAGTACGCTTGTTGTAGTTTTTTTCTGAAATGCAGTTGAGATGCTAATATTATAAAAAGAATAATCCATAATAAATAGCCGATATTATCAAGAATAAATTTAATCATGTTATTAACTTTTAAAATACTTAAATATATTTGAGACCATATAGTTAATTTGATCATTAGAAAGATCTATAAATAATGGAAGCCGAATTATTCTATCGCTATAAAATTTACTCCAATATAAATCTTTGTCATAGTAAACATGTTTATAAAATTCAGAATTATGCAATGGTAAATAATGAAAAACTGCATGTATATTATTTTTTTTTAAGAAAGCAATTAAAGAATTACGATCATCTAATGATCTACAAATTAAATAAAATAAATGTGCATTATTGGATGCATATTCATTAATATATGGTAATGTTATGTATTTATTATTTTGCAATTCGATTAGCTGAGAATAGTAATGCTTCCATATTTTAGTTCTTTTTTTTTGAATTAATTCAAGATTTTCTAGTTGAGCATATAAAAATGCCGCAATTATTTCTGATGGTAAAAATGAAGAGCCAATATCTACCCAACCATATTTATTTACCTCACCTCTAAAAAATTCAGCTCGATTAGTGCCTTTTTCCCAAATAATTTCAGCCCTTTTAAAAAATCGCTCATCATTAATCACAAGCATTCCGCCTTCTCCGCATTGAATATTTTTAGTCTCATGGAACGAAAAACAACCTAGGTGTCCTATCCCTCCTAGCGGTTTCCCTTTATAATATGAATCAATTGCTTGCGCAGCATCTTCAACAACTAATAGATTATACCGTTTTGCAATATCCATAATGACATCCATATTGCAAGCAACACCTGCATAATGAACAGGAACTATGACTTTCGTCCGTGAAGTAACCAGTGACTCAATTTTATTTTCATCAATACCTGGATGATCCTCTCTACTATCTGCAAAAACAACCTTAGCCCCACGTAACACAAATGCATTAGCTGTAGAAACAAATGTATACGAAGGCATTATAACCTCATCGCCAAGTTGAATATCACAAAGAATGGCAGCCATTTCTAGGGCATCCGTACAACTTGTGGTTAATAAACATTTTTTAAATCCATATTTTTGCGTAAAAAAATCATGACATTTTTTTGTAAATATCCCATTACCTGAAATATGACCATTTAGTATTGCTTGTTCAATATAACCTATTTCATTTCCTGATAAATAAGGTTTATTAAATTGAATCATCATTTAACGATAATTAAATTCTAACAAAAACTTTTTTAAATATATTAAGCCGCTAATCAAATGACTTAACCATACGAAGCATAACAAATAATCCTTAATATTATATTCACTTCTTTTAAATAAATCTTTTAAATAAAAAATGGTAGTAATTAAAAAAAGTAAATAATTAGTCATCGGAACCTGCCAAAAAAAATTCCAATGCCACATTCTAGGTCCATCTTCATATAAAACTGATGCAATTATTAACGCAGTCAAAAAAAGCAACCAAACATATAAAAACAGATATGATTCTTTTATTTTATTTCTATAAATAATTGTCACCAACAATGGGAAAGTAATTGAAGATAGTAAATCAATAACTATATTTTCTGAATAATGCCTCCATTCTCTAAAAAGTTCTATTCCAACGCTTCCTTTTTCATTATTATATAGAATTCCTCCATAATTATTAAGAATATAAATAAAATAATACTCAATTAAAAGAAATAAGCCAAGTATAAAAAGTATAATAATTCCTTTTAAAAAATATTTCGAAAATCGAAATTTTAAAAATAATATAATTGGATAAACAATTATAAAACAGATTACAAATGAAGGTTTTATTAAAACATTTAGAATAGAAAAAATTAGTATTAAAAATAACTTTTTATTTGAAGGTTTTTCTAAATATATGTATGAGTAATAAAATAGAAGTATGACAAAGGGCATAATAAATATTGTAGTCGAATTATGCCAAATATTTATACTTGCCTTGCCTAAGTAAAAATATCCATTTTTAAAGTCTAATGGAGTTATTATGGGATGTATTATTAATAACAAACTACATATCAACAGAATAATAATTAAATACTTGCTGTTTGAAGACATTTCTTCAAATCTTAATATTTTATTCATCATAATTACCGAAAAATAATATTTTAATGTAATGGCAATAGATAAAACTATTAATGAAACTGTAAAAAGAGATGTAATATTTCCATTAAATCCACTTATTATATATATAACTAGATAATATAAGAAATTAGCTGGAAGCGTATTATTCTCTATTGATGTTTTTATCATTTCAGAATGCGTGTGAATATCTGTACTAATATCATTTAAGCCAATAGATAGGAATACATAGAGAGAAAAAAGTTGTACAATGATTAATACAAAAAGAAAATTTAAACGATGTTGTAAATTCATGAATAAAATCTAGTTCGATAATTTTTTAATGGTAAAATACTATTTTTAGTTTCAGAAAATATGGCTTCAGTAATTTTTAATAGTCCATTACCGCAAATAACAATTGGATACTCTTTATCAAGTAGTATTACCTTGCCAATGTCGTTTATTTCTATTTTTAAATCTGAATACACTTCACTGTTAATAATAATAATCTCCTGATTTTTAATATAAGTTCTTGCTCCTAAGTATGGATACCCAACTGCATCTACAAAACGCTTAATATAAGAGCTACTTCTATTCCAATCAATAAAATAATCTTTATACTCACGCCAAATGCTATAAGATGCTGATTCTTCATCCTGTTTTATTCTTGGTAATTTTATATTCGCTATAATTAATTCTAAAATATGAATTATTATTGAGTTGTAAATCTCGCTAACTAGTTCAATTGCCTCATTAATTTTAATTGGATAATTAATACTAATCTTTTCTTGAAAAATAATATCTCCCTTATCGAATTCATTAGTAGCATAAAAAGCAGATACACCAATCTCTGTTTCAGCATTTAATAATTGATTAACCAACGGGCTAAATCCTCGATATTTTGGAAGTAAAGATTCATGAAAAACAATAAGTTTTGTTTTTTTGTATGGTATAATCTTATTCCAGGAGATTGCAAATGTGTATTCACTTTCATCAAAATCTGATTCTGTATTATTTTCTAAACAATACTTTAATTGATAGAAAGCACATAAATTAATTATTTCATTTGAATAATCATTTTCGCTATTTTTATCAATACCTATAATAACTCTATTAACTAGATAATGAAAATTTTTACTAATAATAGCTTTTAATACGGATAACCCTTTATAAGTTTTAAGGTATAAATCTATTTTATATTGCATTTATTATAAATTAAGTTTGTCAGAAATAATATACATTGGTCTTTGTTTTATTTTATCAAATATTTGTCCTATATATATACCAACTATTCCTATTACCGAAATAATAATTCCGGATAAAAACCATATCGAAATAATTAAACTTGTATATCCTGTTACAATTATATTCCCTTTAAAATATTGTAATAGATTATAAAAAGCAAATAGAATAGATGTAAATACAATTAAAAATCCAAATTTAATGACTAGTTTTAATGGTTTGTTTGAAAAAGCAATGATATTATTAAAAGCCAAATTCAATAAACTTTTAAAATTATATGATGATTTTCCATTGACCCTATAGCAATGTTCTACACATATTTCAATTTTTCTAAATCCGACCCAATGAACCATTGTAGGAAAATATCTGACATTATCTTCCATTCTAGAAATACTTTCAATAACTTTATATTTGTAAATTCCAAAATTGGCTATTGTTCTATCTTGCTTAGTATCTGTAAAATAACTTAGTGCTTTATAAAAAAGATATGACCAAAATCGCTTAAAAAAAGTGTCTTTTCTCTTTTCACGTCTTGCTAATACAATATCAAATCCTTCTTTCGCTTTATTATATAATTTAACAATTTCCTCCGGTTGATCCTGGAGATCACAATCCATTACAACCACCCATTCACCATTACAATGATCTAATCCTGCAGTTATAGCATAATGCTGACCAAAATTGCGGGAAAGGTTAATCCCTTTAACTCTTTTATCTTTATTTGCAAACTCCAAAATAGTATCCCAAGCACCATCAGGACTTGCATCATTTACCATAATTATTTCATAATCAGTATTTAAGGTTTCAAGTACCCCTGTAAGTCGAAAATACAATTCATACAAACTGGTTTTACAGCCATAAACTGGGGTTACAACAGAAAAGTATGGCATAGTTTTTTATTTAAATAATGTCCAACTTCATCTTTGGTAAAGCCGAAAATTCATTAATCTCGAAACCCTCTCTCAAACTATCATTCATAATACTCTTTATACCATTCTATAAACTTATCAATACCCTCTTGAACATTAGTTGAAGGCTTGTAGCCAGTAGTTTTTATTAGATCTTCGACATCTGCCCAAGTAGCAGGAACATCCCCTGCTTGAATTGGTAAAAAGTTTTTAATAGCCAACGTCCCAAGTGAATTCTCTATTGCCTTAATAAAATCCATAAGTTTAACTGGATTACTATTACCAATATTATAGATTTTGTATGGTGCAACTGATGATGAAGGATCAGGTACATTACCTGTCCATTCTGAGTTTGGCCTGGGAGGATTATCTATGACCCTTACAATTCCTTCAACAATATCATCAACATAAGTAAAATCTCGTTGCATGTTGCCATTATTGTAAACATTGATTGATTTACCCTCAAGAATTGCCTTTGTAAATAGAAACAGAGCCATGTCGGGTCTTCCCCAAGGACCATATACAGTAAAAAATCTCAAACCAGTTGTTGGCAATCCATATAGATAACTATATGTATGAGCCATAAGCTCATTGCTTTTTTTACTAGCGGCATAAAGACTAATAGGGTGATCTACGTTTTGATGGGTTGAAAAAGGCATAATTTCATTTAGCCCATAAACGCTTGAACTACTTGCATAAACTAAATGCTTAATTTCATTTTGCCTACAACCTTCAAGGATATTAATAAATCCAACTATATTACTATCGATGTATGTAAATGGGTTTTCAATACTATAACGAACACCTGCCTGTGCCGCTAAATTGCAAACTTTATTAAATTTTTCTTTTTGAAATAGTTCAAGTATAGATTCTCTATCTTCGAGTTTCAACTTGATAAACGTGTAATTATTGAATTTTGAACTTTGAACGAACTTTCCATACTCAATCTTGTCCCTGTTAATCCCCGTTTGGTCAAGACGTGAGTATTTTAGATTAACATCATAGTAATCGTTAATGCAATCCAATCCAACTAGCTCATCTCCCCTTTCAATAAGTCGTTTTGCAAGATGGAAACCAATAAAACCGGCAGTACCTGTGAT
Proteins encoded in this region:
- the rffA gene encoding dTDP-4-amino-4,6-dideoxygalactose transaminase, whose translation is MIQFNKPYLSGNEIGYIEQAILNGHISGNGIFTKKCHDFFTQKYGFKKCLLTTSCTDALEMAAILCDIQLGDEVIMPSYTFVSTANAFVLRGAKVVFADSREDHPGIDENKIESLVTSRTKVIVPVHYAGVACNMDVIMDIAKRYNLLVVEDAAQAIDSYYKGKPLGGIGHLGCFSFHETKNIQCGEGGMLVINDERFFKRAEIIWEKGTNRAEFFRGEVNKYGWVDIGSSFLPSEIIAAFLYAQLENLELIQKKRTKIWKHYYSQLIELQNNKYITLPYINEYASNNAHLFYLICRSLDDRNSLIAFLKKNNIHAVFHYLPLHNSEFYKHVYYDKDLYWSKFYSDRIIRLPLFIDLSNDQINYMVSNIFKYFKS
- a CDS encoding methionyl-tRNA formyltransferase, translating into MQYKIDLYLKTYKGLSVLKAIISKNFHYLVNRVIIGIDKNSENDYSNEIINLCAFYQLKYCLENNTESDFDESEYTFAISWNKIIPYKKTKLIVFHESLLPKYRGFSPLVNQLLNAETEIGVSAFYATNEFDKGDIIFQEKISINYPIKINEAIELVSEIYNSIIIHILELIIANIKLPRIKQDEESASYSIWREYKDYFIDWNRSSSYIKRFVDAVGYPYLGARTYIKNQEIIIINSEVYSDLKIEINDIGKVILLDKEYPIVICGNGLLKITEAIFSETKNSILPLKNYRTRFYS
- a CDS encoding oligosaccharide flippase family protein, yielding MIKRYFSDISLIIKDITNKNDFIRKSIILTLGTVIAQAIPVIVSPILTRLFLPEEFGLLAILGSITSIINVISTGKYETVVLIAKNKRDAVNIIGISIFLSFIISVLATIFLFFFSDILIKLLNQPRLGNWIFLCPLLSFLISIYQCYNEWVVRENKFSNLAINKIINSSSITISNLFYGIIRVFQGGLILGELTGRFLSAVSCVYSAFRIDYKIFKKISWKRMLFLSQKNSSCPKYVLPGQFLNTIAGQVAILLIASFFSETEVGLYSMTGLILSVPASLISLTVRDVFRQRANEEFKARGNCHSIYMKTFKIVLALSIVIFLILFLILPDFISFFFGSKWREAGVYARILCPTIMISFVAECFWGMFFIANKMKSVLLWQSQFLFFTIFSIVIGHIVFHDIKYTLICFSIGRSFVYLINLRMTYSFAKGNV
- a CDS encoding glycosyltransferase family 2 protein; amino-acid sequence: MPYFSVVTPVYGCKTSLYELYFRLTGVLETLNTDYEIIMVNDASPDGAWDTILEFANKDKRVKGINLSRNFGQHYAITAGLDHCNGEWVVVMDCDLQDQPEEIVKLYNKAKEGFDIVLARREKRKDTFFKRFWSYLFYKALSYFTDTKQDRTIANFGIYKYKVIESISRMEDNVRYFPTMVHWVGFRKIEICVEHCYRVNGKSSYNFKSLLNLAFNNIIAFSNKPLKLVIKFGFLIVFTSILFAFYNLLQYFKGNIIVTGYTSLIISIWFLSGIIISVIGIVGIYIGQIFDKIKQRPMYIISDKLNL
- a CDS encoding NAD-dependent epimerase, which encodes MKILITGTAGFIGFHLAKRLIERGDELVGLDCINDYYDVNLKYSRLDQTGINRDKIEYGKFVQSSKFNNYTFIKLKLEDRESILELFQKEKFNKVCNLAAQAGVRYSIENPFTYIDSNIVGFINILEGCRQNEIKHLVYASSSSVYGLNEIMPFSTHQNVDHPISLYAASKKSNELMAHTYSYLYGLPTTGLRFFTVYGPWGRPDMALFLFTKAILEGKSINVYNNGNMQRDFTYVDDIVEGIVRVIDNPPRPNSEWTGNVPDPSSSVAPYKIYNIGNSNPVKLMDFIKAIENSLGTLAIKNFLPIQAGDVPATWADVEDLIKTTGYKPSTNVQEGIDKFIEWYKEYYE